The sequence GGAGGAAAAAAAGGATGGCAAAAGCTAAATTTGAGAGAAGTAAACCACACGTAAACGTAGGGACAATAGGACACGTAGACCACGGTAAGACAACGACAACAGCAGCGATATCAAAAGTATTGGCTGAAAAAGGATTGGCTGAAAAAGTTGATTTTGAAAACATAGACCAGGCACCTGAAGAAAGAGAAAGAGGGATAACGATTAATACTGCCCATATTGAATATCAGACGGAAACAAGACACTATGCACACGTTGACTGTCCGGGACATGCTGATTATGTAAAGAATATGATTACGGGAGCGGCACAAATGGACGGGGCTATACTTGTAGTATCAGCAGCTGACGGACCGATGCCTCAAACTAGAGAGCATATTCTTTTGGCTAGACAGGTAGGAGTACCTTACATTGTAGTGTATCTTAACAAAGTAGATATGGTAGATGATGAGGAGTTATTGGAATTAGTAGAAATGGAAGTAAGAGAATTACTTACGGAGTATAATTTTCCGGGAGATGAAATACCTGTAATAAAAGGTTCATCATTGGGAGCGTTAAATGGTGAAGCGAAATGGGAAGAAAAGATAATGGAACTTATGAATGCGGTAGATAGTTACATACCGACACCTGAAAGACCTGTGGACC is a genomic window of Leptotrichia sp. OH3620_COT-345 containing:
- the tuf gene encoding elongation factor Tu; this encodes MAKAKFERSKPHVNVGTIGHVDHGKTTTTAAISKVLAEKGLAEKVDFENIDQAPEERERGITINTAHIEYQTETRHYAHVDCPGHADYVKNMITGAAQMDGAILVVSAADGPMPQTREHILLARQVGVPYIVVYLNKVDMVDDEELLELVEMEVRELLTEYNFPGDEIPVIKGSSLGALNGEAKWEEKIMELMNAVDSYIPTPERPVDQAFLMPIEDVFTITGRGTVVTGRVERGVVNVGEEVEIIGIKPTAKTTVTGVEMFRKLLDTGQAGDNIGALLRGTKKEEVERGQVLAKPGTIKPHTSFKSEVYVLTKDEGGRHTPFFTGYKPQFYFRTTDITGEVNLPEGVEMVMPGDNIEMSVELIHPIAMEEGLRFAIREGGRTVASGVVATIVK